From a single Sphingomonas sp. OV641 genomic region:
- a CDS encoding GNAT family N-acetyltransferase gives MRIRPFRPADAPALAALFHAAVHRAGSRYYTPEQLHAWSPAPPPPDRYIEQGHGRTFLVAQDAAGRVIGYGDLERDGHIDHLYCHPDVIGTGVGGAILDALEQAARRDAIASLYVEASENARPLFERRGFTLDARNDFERRGVAIHNYRMSKRLVQARTPVP, from the coding sequence ATGCGGATCCGCCCGTTTCGTCCCGCCGATGCGCCGGCGCTCGCGGCCTTGTTCCACGCCGCCGTGCACCGCGCGGGCAGCCGGTACTATACGCCCGAACAACTGCACGCCTGGAGCCCGGCGCCGCCCCCGCCCGATCGCTACATCGAACAGGGGCACGGCCGCACCTTCCTGGTCGCGCAGGACGCCGCCGGGCGCGTGATCGGCTATGGCGATCTGGAGCGCGACGGGCATATCGATCACCTTTATTGCCACCCGGACGTGATCGGCACCGGCGTCGGCGGCGCGATCCTCGATGCGCTGGAACAAGCGGCGCGCCGCGACGCAATCGCGAGCCTGTACGTGGAAGCAAGCGAGAACGCCCGCCCCCTCTTCGAACGCCGCGGCTTCACGCTCGATGCGCGCAACGATTTCGAGCGGCGCGGCGTAGCGATCCACAATTATCGCATGTCGAAGCGGCTGGTGCAGGCAAGGACGCCCGTTCCCTGA
- a CDS encoding enoyl-CoA hydratase-related protein, with the protein MTDIETLAASIEGNLCVIRLQRPDVLNAFDYDMLLAFRRAVDDAAADPRVFAIVVTGAGRAFCAGIDVSLLERAASGGATGAGDGLHRPEGPALFAFLLRTPKPVIAAVNGIAAGGGFVLSMMCDLRFMAADASVTTVFSRRGLVAEHGMSWLLPRQLGTSRALDLLWSSRRVGAEEALRLGLADRVAEPDALLGAIHAYVDDMAATVSPRAIATIKRQVYDHWAQDFLAASVQSEQLMQAALAHPDAAEGARSFIERRPPRFQPLGESQP; encoded by the coding sequence ATGACCGATATTGAGACGCTTGCCGCGTCGATCGAGGGCAATCTGTGCGTCATCCGGCTGCAACGGCCCGACGTGCTGAACGCCTTTGATTACGACATGCTGCTCGCCTTTCGCCGCGCGGTGGACGATGCCGCCGCCGATCCGCGCGTCTTCGCCATTGTCGTGACGGGCGCTGGCCGCGCCTTTTGCGCCGGGATCGACGTGTCGCTGCTGGAACGTGCGGCGAGCGGCGGGGCGACGGGCGCTGGGGACGGGCTGCATCGGCCGGAAGGACCCGCGCTGTTCGCCTTTCTGCTGCGCACGCCCAAGCCGGTGATCGCGGCGGTGAACGGCATCGCGGCGGGCGGTGGCTTTGTCCTGTCGATGATGTGCGACCTGCGCTTCATGGCTGCCGACGCCAGCGTCACCACCGTTTTCTCGCGCCGCGGGCTGGTGGCGGAACATGGCATGAGCTGGCTGCTCCCGCGCCAGCTTGGCACCAGCCGCGCGCTCGATCTGCTATGGAGTTCGCGCCGCGTCGGGGCGGAGGAGGCGCTGCGGCTTGGCCTGGCAGATCGGGTGGCAGAGCCCGATGCGCTGCTCGGCGCCATCCACGCCTATGTCGATGACATGGCCGCCACCGTGTCGCCGCGCGCGATCGCGACGATCAAGCGCCAGGTCTATGATCATTGGGCGCAGGATTTCCTTGCCGCCTCCGTCCAGTCCGAGCAGTTGATGCAGGCGGCGCTCGCCCATCCCGACGCCGCCGAGGGCGCGCGCAGCTTCATCGAGCGGCGCCCGCCGCGCTTCCAGCCTCTGGGGGAAAGCCAGCCATGA